Genomic DNA from Lactuca sativa cultivar Salinas chromosome 8, Lsat_Salinas_v11, whole genome shotgun sequence:
attcataataaaattcttaaatttgggcaaaaagggtaaagtttcgaccaaatttgtaacaaaatttaaaatctaggccaaaagtgtaaattttggaccaaatttgtaataaattttgaaatctgggccaataatgtaatttttgaaagttggatgacctgttgaccagTCAaatggttaaattgaatacgattacctgTATTTAggacttaattaaataaaaaaatatataggaactaaatcgattatgagaccAATATGTGGggactttattgtagttttcGCTATATAACATTAATGGAAAACCAAAAATTGTGAGCACATGAATTTTGTATAATATTTACACATAATAGTGAACAAATCAATATATTAGCATAAAAATGTACCTCATTACTCATGGTTTTTGATATCAATGTAATTTTCATTGGAGAAAATAAGGGCAATTCaggaaaattaaatataaaatcatGACTTAACGTTAAGTATACCCTTTGCATAACATAACCCACTAGGGCATTGTGTTAACATTAAGTAAAAACAGAACAACCATATATAGCTAAAACACTAAGTATTTTAGGAATTAAGTCCGTTAAGTTAAAAAGAAACACTCCAGCTAAATCAAGTAATGGTATTTATGTATTTGGAGTAAATGCTGAAATTTTGTGGTATAAATTAGTTGACAAATAACATAACTGGTGAAATAAATTTGGGGGTGAGAATGTAGTCATGTACAATGCAAGTAGTCTGGTTGCTAAATGTTCAAACTCCAAAACTTGAGTAAGTGTTTCATATGCAGAAATCGAAGAGGGGTGGAACGGAGCATTATAATGGAATGCAAAAAATCATGTTTATTCCACCAAGGACCGGAATGAAGTATTTTTCACGGAATGCAATTCCTTCTCTCATGATTTTCATTCCATGGGGGAGGGGTGTTTTTTTTTCATTCCTTCGGGGAATGGAATGATATACTATATTTATAAATTACTTTTATTCAGAAAGGGAGTTTGCTAAAGTTTACTTTTGCAGGCATATTTCCTCCACTTCTTTTAAGAAAAATCTCATTTTAGAATATAGAGTAATCTTTAGTTAGTATATATGATTGTGGAAAAACCGAAAAACTAACCCACGTTACCTAAGTCAATTCATGCCTATCTTTAGAATTGGAACTTGTATTATACTTTCAAAGGAGTTTTTATGACCAAAAAATGAAAACGGAAATGTAAGGACTAGTTATGAGTTCTTTTACATGGTAATCTGTTCAATTATGAGTTCTGACGATTTTTTCCTACAtgatattaggttttattggcAACTCATATCTCTCTGTACAAAGTTATTTTCATTGAGGTGCTCAAACCACTTACATTCTATCCCAAAAAATTAACACATCGAtggcatcatcatcatctcctcCTTCTGCCCTGGTCTTTTCTTCTCAGTCATGGAAGTACGATGTTTTTCTTAGCTTTAGAGGAGAAGACACTCGAAATACTTTTGTGGGTCATCTCTACTCTGCTCTTGAACAAGAAGGTATCTACACTTACAAGGATGACGAAACACTTCCCCGAGGCGAAACGATCTGCCCATCTCTTATGAAGGCTATTGAAGAATCACAGATAGCCGTCATCGTATTTTCAAAAAACTATGGCGATTCGTCCTGGTGTCTGGATGAACTTGCACATATTATGAAATGTAGGGATACGAAAGGCCAAGTTGTTATGCCTATATTTTATGATGTGGATCCCTCTGAAGTACGAAAACAAAAACGGAAATACGGAGAAGCATTTGCCAAACATGAGTTGGAGAAGAAGACCAAGGTTGAATCTTGGAGAAAAGCACTTGTGGATGCAAGTAACATTTCTGGATGGGAACCCCAACACATTGCGAACGGGTAATTTCTTGTGTGTTTTTGCATCATTATGCTTAAGATACGTGTGCTCTACAATGCATTTTTTTCATATTTGTACCTTATAAGCTTTTTGTACAAGTGTTGTAATTATTCTTGATGAAGCTGATCACCTTTATAAACAGTGAGGCTTTGACTGCATCACTTGATCAGAGCTGAATATAAACTTGTATAAACTTTCAGTAGATGTTATTGGGCAAGTTAAAAGTTATCCCAAGAAAATTGTTACAAACTACTTGTGATATTGACTTTACAAATTTTCTTTGGATGGGAAATATAAAGGGTAATTAGGACTCTGTGtgaaatttatttttttcatggAACATGATCTTTTGTGAGTGTGATCATATGTTAATTATGCTTGTATATCCAATGTGTAGGCATGAAGCAAAAGGCATCAAACAAATTGTATTGGAAATTTCACAGAGTTTGCAGCCAGTAACTTCAAGTTTAGATGAGAACCTGATCGGAATGGCAGCTCGCTTGCAAGGTTTGAAATTGGAGTTAGAAATTGGGTCAGGTGGTGTTCGAATGGTTGGAATATGGGGAGTTGGAGGTGGTGGTAAGACTACTCTTGCATATTCTATTTATGATGAAATTTGTAGCAAGTTTGATGGTTGCTGCTTTGTTGAAAATATTCGAGAGGAATCAGGCAGATATGGTTTgggaaaattgaaagaaaaagttCTTTCAGAAATGGAAGTAAACAGAGTTCGAGGAGGAAGATGCTTGATAAATAATAGGTTTCGCCATAGAAAGGTCTTGATTGTTTTGGATGATGTCGATAACCTTGACCAACTGAAAGCATTAGCTGGATCACATGATTGGTTTGGTGAAGGAAGCCGAATAATAATCACAACCCGAGATAAGCATTTATTAACTGCCCACAAAGTAAATGTCATACACAATATTAGCTTGTTAAGCGGTGATGAGGCCATTAAGCTCTTTTGCAAGCATGCACCCCGGGATAACAGACCAGTAGTAGATTATGAGCATCTTTCAAGAAAGGTGGTCTCTTATGCTGGTGGGCTTCCATTAGCACTTACAGTTTTAGGTTCATTTCTGTGTGACAAAGACATTAATGAGTGGAAGAGTACATTAGTGAGACTGAAGGAGATCCCAGATACTGATATTGTTGGAAAGCTAAAAATCAGCTTCGATGGACTTAAACCAATTGAGAAAGAGCTGTTCCTAGATATTGCATGTTTTTTTAGGGGGTATCCCGAAGATGGTGCAATGAAGAGCCTTGATGCTTGTGGTTTTCATCCTGTTATAGGAGTGAAGGTGTTGATACAAAAGGCTCTCATAACCATTTCGAATGAAAGGTTTGATATGCATGATCTGGTGCAAGAAATGGGACACTACATTGTTAGAGGGGAAAACCCTAACAATCCTGAAAAGCATAGTAGAGTTTGGAAGAGGGAAGATGTTTGGAAAATATGCTCTATGGATGCAACAACGGTAATGGTTAAGCTAGTTTTTCATGATATATTATGCATGTATAAACAAACACTTGTAACCCAACCCTGACACAATTTTGTTCCTCTATCACAGGAACTAGACATGATTGAAGCAATAAGACTTGAATTCGGTACTAAGGGTCAGTTACAAAGGTATAAACATCTTCCTCCGATTGTTGCAAACACGAAGAACCTTAGGTGGATTGAATGGGAAGGTGATCTTGCAAGTCCATTGCTTAGCAACTTTCCACAAAGAACACTTCGTCATCTAGTATTATATAACAGCTTGCAGAAACAACTTTGGGAGGGTTATAAGGTAATTCTTATTCTCTATCTAATTAAGAGATGAAAACGAAGTGGATGATGAATGTTCAGCCTGACTAATTGTTGGTGTCATTAAGCAACTTCAGTTATATTTTTTCAACTAGTTATACCTTTAATTTGTAAATCTACTTTGTGTTACTATCGATAAACTTGGTGAAATATAACTTGTTTGATGTGATATTGACACATTAGTCATTGTAACCCGTTGTATTTACGTAAAGCTCATCCTCCATGCAGATACCCTTTTGCTTAACATAAACACAAAAAATCTtgctgttcttttttttttttaaaataaaataaaaagcatCTCATTGTCTGGGTAAGGTTTTAATCTAAATCTATTTTTTTGGTGTTTAGTAACCAATATAAAACATTGATATGCATCAAAAAatcttatattatttttttttgttaagtgATTTTAAAATTGTAATTAAACGAACACCTAAAATGATTTCCATCTACGGATGTTCTTTTTGTCTAATTTTATTAAATAGTGTGCAACTGAGACGCATTctatgctctctctctctctctctctctctctctctctctctctatatatatatatatatatatatatatatatatatatatgtgtgtgtgtgtgtgtgtgtgtgtacctaATTTTTGATCTGTTTCCACTTGTATGCAACAGTTGCTGCCAAATTTGAAGACAATTGAACTTTGGGATTTAGATAACCTAATCATGACACCAGATTTTGAGGGACTTCCAAATCTTGAAACATTCAAGCTTGCTGGATGTTCATATTTAGAAGAGATTCATCAATCGATGGGATGTTTGGAGAGGCTTGTTTTCTTATCTGTAGGAAGTTGTTGGAGACTTAAGATGTTTCCACCAATTACCCGAGTAAAGAAACTCGAGACCCTTACATTCTTTGACTGCCCTGAACTTTTTAAGGTCTCAGAGATCCAACCGAACATGGAGAATTTACCACTTCTTCATTTGGATGACAGTGGGAATGAAGTTGCATCCTACATAGAATCTTGTCCAaacttattttttgttatttgttgGAGGTGTGGTTGCAGCAATCTTCCTGGTGTAGAATGTTGTGTAGAGGAGCCTTCTTTACCTCACAACAACATGAAGCCTTGTTTACGTGACAACAACATGAAACACATAGGGTTGAGGTTTTTTCCCAAGGACTTGAGAAATTTGAATCTTAGCTACTGTAATTTGGGAGATGAAGAAATTAGCTCTGCTGTTTGTGAGTTACCCAACTTGCAAGAACTTAATCTAAGCGAAAATAGTTTTTCACATTTAAATTTTAGTCTCTTTCAACTTCCTCGGCTCAAATTGCTCAACGTGTCTTATTGCAAAGGACTTGTAGAATTGTCAAAGCTGCCATCAAGTATAGCTGTTGTTATAGCGGATGGTTGTACATCACTTGAAAGTATTATACTTATTTCAGACTGCAAATGGTTGTGGCATGTCTCACTTAAGGGGGAGAACAAAGTCTGTGATGGTGACTTATTACTAGACTCCATGCTCCAGGTTTGGCTGTACATACCTTTGCAGTTTCAATCTTTATTCTTTATCATATAGACccaaaacataagaataataaTGCATGTGTATTCCATGGCAGGGAAATGCTATTGAAGATCATTTTATCAATATCAGTCTTCAACATCAGATTCCAAAGGTGTTTGTGGGTAGGCTGTTTAGGGGGACAACACTTACACTACATCTTCCTGATGATTTGTACAACTTTTGCGGGTTCTTAGTATGCCTTGTCACCAAAATAAAAGGACCGGATATTAATATAATTATGAAGCAGGAGGTAGATGAAGATTCTGTATTTGGGCGTATAATGCATGAGCCTAATGAAGCAACAGAGCCTGAGTATGAGGGAACAAAGACATATGTAGGATATGTTTCCTTTGGTTCATTGAGACACACCGCATTTTCAAATTCATCTTACAATATGATTTCAGTTTCCACATACAGAGAAAGTTATGTTGGAGCTGAGCTTGTTCCTAGGAAAAGCAAAGGTGGTGAGATGCAAGCAACAGATACCTCAGAAATTTGGGATGATGAACTCGATTATAGACCGCCGTTTACGATAAAATATGATTCAAAATCTTTTATCGACATTCTATGGCGACCTTAGGACAACATGTTCCAACAAAGTCTTACTGCTTTGTTTATAGGTTTGTAGCTTTCTTTGTATTAATCCTTTATTCGACCATTCAGATCAGGTGGAAAACTTTGAATAAACACAGTAGAAAATTTTGCCCCCAAAAGCTCCCCTGTTTTCTTTCTCCTTTGTTTCATACTCTGTTTTTTTTTCCTGATTTTGCTACAGCATCAACAAGTTGTTTATTTACACTAGGTATCTGAGCACAACCTTACCTGGTTTATTCCCAAATACCAACCCTGgccttggtatcagagctcttggAATATATGAACATTCCAACGTAATTTGTTGTATCTGGCTGAGAAAATATTTGAAACTTAGTGTTTCATTATTTATTCACAAGGATTGCACCACT
This window encodes:
- the LOC111900592 gene encoding disease resistance protein Roq1 isoform X2; amino-acid sequence: MASSSSPPSALVFSSQSWKYDVFLSFRGEDTRNTFVGHLYSALEQEGIYTYKDDETLPRGETICPSLMKAIEESQIAVIVFSKNYGDSSWCLDELAHIMKCRDTKGQVVMPIFYDVDPSEVRKQKRKYGEAFAKHELEKKTKVESWRKALVDASNISGWEPQHIANGHEAKGIKQIVLEISQSLQPVTSSLDENLIGMAARLQGLKLELEIGSGGVRMVGIWGVGGGGKTTLAYSIYDEICSKFDGCCFVENIREESGRYGLGKLKEKVLSEMEVNRVRGGRCLINNRFRHRKVLIVLDDVDNLDQLKALAGSHDWFGEGSRIIITTRDKHLLTAHKVNVIHNISLLSGDEAIKLFCKHAPRDNRPVVDYEHLSRKVVSYAGGLPLALTVLGSFLCDKDINEWKSTLVRLKEIPDTDIVGKLKISFDGLKPIEKELFLDIACFFRGYPEDGAMKSLDACGFHPVIGVKVLIQKALITISNERFDMHDLVQEMGHYIVRGENPNNPEKHSRVWKREDVWKICSMDATTELDMIEAIRLEFGTKGQLQRYKHLPPIVANTKNLRWIEWEGDLASPLLSNFPQRTLRHLVLYNSLQKQLWEGYKLLPNLKTIELWDLDNLIMTPDFEGLPNLETFKLAGCSYLEEIHQSMGCLERLVFLSVGSCWRLKMFPPITRVKKLETLTFFDCPELFKVSEIQPNMENLPLLHLDDSGNEVASYIESCPNLFFVICWRCGCSNLPGVECCVEEPSLPHNNMKPCLRDNNMKHIGLRFFPKDLRNLNLSYCNLGDEEISSAV
- the LOC111900592 gene encoding TMV resistance protein N isoform X1, whose translation is MASSSSPPSALVFSSQSWKYDVFLSFRGEDTRNTFVGHLYSALEQEGIYTYKDDETLPRGETICPSLMKAIEESQIAVIVFSKNYGDSSWCLDELAHIMKCRDTKGQVVMPIFYDVDPSEVRKQKRKYGEAFAKHELEKKTKVESWRKALVDASNISGWEPQHIANGHEAKGIKQIVLEISQSLQPVTSSLDENLIGMAARLQGLKLELEIGSGGVRMVGIWGVGGGGKTTLAYSIYDEICSKFDGCCFVENIREESGRYGLGKLKEKVLSEMEVNRVRGGRCLINNRFRHRKVLIVLDDVDNLDQLKALAGSHDWFGEGSRIIITTRDKHLLTAHKVNVIHNISLLSGDEAIKLFCKHAPRDNRPVVDYEHLSRKVVSYAGGLPLALTVLGSFLCDKDINEWKSTLVRLKEIPDTDIVGKLKISFDGLKPIEKELFLDIACFFRGYPEDGAMKSLDACGFHPVIGVKVLIQKALITISNERFDMHDLVQEMGHYIVRGENPNNPEKHSRVWKREDVWKICSMDATTELDMIEAIRLEFGTKGQLQRYKHLPPIVANTKNLRWIEWEGDLASPLLSNFPQRTLRHLVLYNSLQKQLWEGYKLLPNLKTIELWDLDNLIMTPDFEGLPNLETFKLAGCSYLEEIHQSMGCLERLVFLSVGSCWRLKMFPPITRVKKLETLTFFDCPELFKVSEIQPNMENLPLLHLDDSGNEVASYIESCPNLFFVICWRCGCSNLPGVECCVEEPSLPHNNMKPCLRDNNMKHIGLRFFPKDLRNLNLSYCNLGDEEISSAVCELPNLQELNLSENSFSHLNFSLFQLPRLKLLNVSYCKGLVELSKLPSSIAVVIADGCTSLESIILISDCKWLWHVSLKGENKVCDGDLLLDSMLQGNAIEDHFINISLQHQIPKVFVGRLFRGTTLTLHLPDDLYNFCGFLVCLVTKIKGPDINIIMKQEVDEDSVFGRIMHEPNEATEPEYEGTKTYVGYVSFGSLRHTAFSNSSYNMISVSTYRESYVGAELVPRKSKGGEMQATDTSEIWDDELDYRPPFTIKYDSKSFIDILWRP